GAGAACTATACAGAGCAAAATCTCCAAATAACATTTCAACAGCTTGGTGTTGGTTTATCAATACATTTGTcgcctttttctctctttttcatgCATTCATTGATGTATTCTCATGTTTCCCCTTTCAGAGAATCTTTTGCCACACTTTACACATGGGTAAGGTCTCTCCCCAGTATGAATTTGCATGTGTTTCACtagtctggtggaggtggagaagcCTTTGGGGCACTGTGTACAGGGGTATGGGCGTTCGCCTGATTGACTTCATTGATGCACTTTCAGTTTACTTGCTAGACAAAGTATTCCCACATTGTTCACAATGATACGGTCGTTCCCCTGTGTGGATCTTTGAGTGTACCATCAGTTCCCCTGAGCAAGCAAAGGTCTTTCCACAAATGCTACACAAGTATGGTTTCTCTCCACTGTGCATCCTGATGTGTCTTGTTAGTACTTGCCGTTGAATAAATCTCTTCCCACATATTGTACACCCATAAGGTCGCTCCCCAGTATGAATGCGTAAATGAGACGAAGATATCTGATGTCCTAAACCCCCTGCCACAATGTGAGCAATCGTAAGGCCTTTCTCCTGAGTGAACTCGTTGGTGCTGTTTTAGACTACCCTTCGCTTTGAATCTTTTATCACACTGATTGCAATGGAACGGCTGCATGTCTGTGTGAACACCCTTATGTCGTTTCAGGTCCGATGGGCTTCTGAAACCCTTTCCACATTTAAAGCAGATGTACTTCTTGGTTGTCTTGATTAAGGGTCTCTGTATTGTTTGACTGGATGGCAGTGAGTTCTCAGCTCCGCCAGAGTCCAGGTTCCTGCTGTCCTCCTCTGTTAGATGTTCCTTTCTGATGTGCTGCTGAAGGTTCACCTCTCTCCTGTGGGAGAATGGGCACAGGGTGCAGGAGAAGACCTGGGAGGACATGTCACTATCCGGTTCTGCCTGTAAAAAGCACAtggaagtacactgaacaaaaatataaatgcaacatgtaaagtgttggtaccatctttcatgagctgaaataaaagaccccAGACATGTTCCGTACGCACAAAATTTGCTctttcaaatgttgtgcacaaatttgtttgcatccctgttagtgagcaactatcctttgccaagataatccaaccACCTGGCAGGGGTGACAtataagaagctgattaaatagcatgatcattacacaggtgcaccttgtgccggggacaaGAATAGGccacagttttgtcacacaacacaatgcctcagatgtctcaagttgagggagcgtgcaattgacatgctgactgcaggaatgtccaccagagctgtgggcAGAAAATTGAATGTTCCTTTCGCTACCAttagccgcctccaatgtcattttagagaatttggcagtacgtccaaccggtctcacaaccacagaccacgtgtatggcatcgtgtgggcgggcggtttgctgatgtcaacgttgtgaacagaggtcccatggtggtggtagggttatggtatgggcaggcatatgctatggacaatgaacacaattgcattttaccaATTGCAATTTtaatatctgtgaccaacagatgcatatttgtattcgtagtcatgtgaaatccatagataagggcctaatgaatttcctGAGGCCAATTGTGAGGCCCATTTATTTTAAAGGTAAACTATGatgaacagatgcatatctgtattcctagtcatatgaaatccatagatttaggactcaatgaatttatttcaattgactgatttcctgtaACTCAGTACAATCAATACAATTATtgcatgttgcctttatatttttgttcagtatataatcaGTCCTGCTATTTTAAACTTTTCCCCCCCAGATTGCTGTCGATATGTATATAGTATTTCACAAGGCAATGACCTCCAAAAAAAGGTCATCCTTGTCAAAAATCTCATTACAATTTTATGACCTTTGTTTAACTAaataataacaaattcttattaacaatgacgacctaggaacagtgggttaactgccttgatatGGGGCACAACGACAGATTTATAACTTGTCAGCTTGGGAATTTGATctagcaatctttcggttactggcccaatgctctaaccactaggctacctgccccctcaaATGAAAGAGTTGTCAATTTTGAAATGTAGTTGTGGTCGAGTAGAGTTTTAGTACAAACTCTATGAAAAGCCCTGTTAAGTAAATAACGCACGCAATACATTCCTAAATGTTTTAAGTCAAATCCAGATCTTATCTCAAGTGATATTGGCGCAATAGAAGTTGGATTGCAGTGTGTGAGATATCTTAGGAAATGTTTACACATTTACTTCACAGGCCTCTCCGTCGTGTTTGTACTAAAATTGTAAGACAGACAACTTCTttcaaggtaaaaaaataaacaaaaatcatTAAGATTGTGTTACATTTTTGTAAAATGATCCCATGAATGAATTTGGAGTCTCTATGAAGACATTCCCAAGGCAAAATGGGTTTGACAGacatccctcctctaaccactaccttgaTAACTCCTAGAAGAACAAACCCTAATTCACACATTGAACCATTCACCAATGTATTCAGAATGCTTTAGTATATTTCCTGCAATCAAAATCCCAAAGAAATCACTATTGTTTTCAGAAGTCATGTGCTGTTTAGCTTTCTTTTTGTTAATTTGTATGTTTACTACGCTTTTCCTTGAAGACACACTCGAAGTAGGATTGTGCCAAGCACACAATATGAATGTGTAAATGTGATTTTAAGATCTGTGATGTTCTAACCCCCTGACACAAGGTGAGCAAACATAATGCCCTTCTCCTTTTTGAACTTGTTGGTGGGGGCAGGAGAACACCAGGAAGGGCATGTTGAGATAAACTGAATATTGGTCATCATGTTGGATTGTGGCCTTCTGTCCCATAGAGGGTGAAGAAGGCATGGAAGAAATATGCAGAAATTCTACTATTCAAACTCTCAACAGTGTTTTCCTTATTTTTTAAAGTCAGCAATGCGTAGTGCATGGTCTGCATATAGGGCAAGCTGGCCCTGGACCACGGTCAACTGTTACAGTATATTGTCAAGCAACTGTCATAACCCTGGCTAGCTAGTAAATTATTATTGTAACTGTACTCAAACTATTGTGGTGACTGATTACACAGCATCTTCCCAGGTGGTTCTCTATTTCAGCTGGTGACTGATACAATTATAATAGGTATTTTCAGCATGCAATGGCCAGACCACGGTCAACTCATCCATCATAAATACACCCCCATAGAAGAACTCAACAAAGAGCAGCTCAAGCAGATGGGTTTTTCTAGGTCAACTCATTGTTACATCACATAAACTTCCCAACAATGTGGTGGTAACACTTTGAAACATGTCGGCTTGTAGGAATTGTGGtaacagcagtaaccactacctCACCAGCTATAGAAGTAGACCTGGTTTCAACTTCAAATAGTCTACTATTTGAAATAATTtcacaatggaaccaatagagtAGTCACAAAACTGCAAACCCCACCCATCTGGCACTCTAGGCAAGCTAAAGCAAACGCTAAACACATTTCagagatttcaaatagtatttgaacacaGGTCTGAAGGGAATATATTATGAAATACTGAACTTGTAACTTGTGTACACTTGTTAAAATCTACAATGTGGAATCTTAGTTGCCCATTGGTTACCTATAATTAGAGCTAAAATAGAATCCATGTCATATGAATTAATGTCTTACTTAATTCAACCATTAAATCCTTGGCTTTAGGGTAccaatatccccccccccccccccaaaaaaagaaaaacagactTCACTTTTGGGGAATAGTCAACGTATTTAACTCTGACTGCTCTTATTAGAATTTCTACATTGCAAACAGTGAAAAGGATGTTTCATGCCACAAGAGGTACCGGATCCGGGAAAACTGGTTCCTGTTTCGGCAGGATCCGGCTCAAATAAAGCTCTGTTGGTGGAGTAGCTACAGCCACAATGGAAACAGCAGCTAAAAGTAGCCTGACCAGTCGAATGGAAAAAGTACTGTCGCTTAACTTAATATTGTTCCAACTAGTAATAACAACCAGTTATCAATAACACAGTTTGTCAATCGCCATGAACAGTGCACAGAGGTATGTAATGTACTCTGTTCCGAATGTCCTTCCCGTCCACGGCCATGGGCACGCATGTAGTGACGATCCTGGTTTCTGcaactacttccgggttggagcgagccggtcgcatccgcgcttcggtctgcaggttatataactttttcattacatttcattacatttcattatagtacaacggtctgatttgtctaatcttagcaatttcttcttagctagctacatagtcgtcgttgtatcaaagataattgcgtaattatcgtatttcgtcgtctcctatctgcccaacacgttcaccgtctaccgtagcactgtagtaactatcacactcaacgacttgattagtgtagtgttagctagctacatagttgtctttgctgtcttcgtatccaagataattgtgtagtttagagtgtggagtcttagagtgataattgcgttattatcgtatttcgtcgtcctcctatctgccgtagcagctagccagctagcatacgttcaccggctaccgtagcactgtagtaactatcacactcaactgaacgacttgattagtgtagtattagctagctacatagttgtctttgctgtcttcgtatccaagataattgtgtagttagagtgtgtagtcttagagtgattatcttaatttaccgaggttagctagccagctattttgtcgtccttaacgtaggagacactcctagctagccaatagccagccaacgtctactgaatagaactttcgcattccggtcgcattccgcttcgctccacaggtagtatcacattttcatttcatttcattacagtcccaacggtgtgatttgtttgatcgtagctagctacatagccgtctttgtttcaaagataattgtgtagtctagagcgattttctaggttagctagccagctattgtcgttctcctaacgcaacgtaacgtaaccaacactgctagctagccagctagcccccgaaaagcagcattgtagaaacttcacactcaacggaacgacttgattagggtagtgtcaacaacgcagctagcctacctcagcagtactgtatcatttaatcattttagtcaattagattcttgctacgtaagcttaactttctgaacattcgagacgtgtagtccacttgtcattccaatctcctctgcattagcgtagcctcttctctagcctgtcaactatgtgtctgtctatccctgttctctcctctctgcacagaccatacaaacgctccacaccgcatggccgcggccaccctaatctggtggtcccagcgcgcacgacccacgtggagttccaggtctccggtagcctctggaactgccgatctgcggccaacaaggcagagttcatctcagcctatgcctccctccagtccctcgacttcttggctctgacggaaacatggatcaccacagacaacaccgctactcctactgctctctcttcgtccgcccatgtgctctcgcacaccccgagagcttctggtcagcggggtggtggcaccgggatcctcatctctcccaagtggtcattctctctttctccccttacccatctgtctatcgcctcctttgaattccatgctgtcacagttaccagccctttcaagcttaacatccttatcatttatcgccctccaggttccctcggagagttcatcaatgagcttgatgccttgataagctcctttcctgaggacggctcacctctcacagttctgggcgactttaacctccccacgtctacctttgactcattcctctctgcctccttctttccactcctctcctcttttgacctcaccctctcaccttccccctactcacaaggcaggcaatacgctcgacctcatctttactagatgctgttcctccactaacctcattgcaactcccctccaagtctccgaccactaccttgtatccttttccctctcgctctcatccaacacttcccacactgcccctactcggatggtatcgcgccgtcccaaccttcgctctctctcccccgctactctctcctcttccatcctatcatctcttccctctgctcaaaccttctccaacctatctcctgattctgcctcctcaaccctcctctcctccctttctgcatcccttgattctctatgtcccctatcctccaggccggctcggtcctcccctcccgctccgtggctcaacgactcattgcgagctcacagaacagggctccgggcagccgagcggaaatggaggaaaactcgcctccctgcggacctggcatcctttcactccctcctctctacattttcctcctctgtctctgctgctaaagccactttctaccactctaaattccaagcatctgcctctaaccctaggaagctctttgccaccttctcctccctcttgaatcctcctccccctcctccctctctgcagatgacttcgtcaaccattttgaaaagaaggtcgacgacatccgatcctcgtttgctaagtcaaacgacaccgctggttctgctcacactgccctaccctgtgctctgacctctttctccctctctctccagatgacatctcgcgtcttgtgacggccggccgcccaacaacctgcccgcttgaccctatcccctcctctcttctccagaccatctccggtgaccttctcccttacctcacctcgctcatcaactcatccctgaccgctggctacgtccctcccgtcttcaagagagcgagagttgcaccccttctgaaaaaacctacactcgatccctccgatgtcaacaactacagaccagtatcccttctttcttttctctccaaaactcttgaacgtgccgtccttggccagctctcccgctatctctctcagaatgaccttcttgatccaaatcagtcaggtttcaagactagtcattcaactgagactgctcttctctgtatcacggaggcgctacgcactgctaaagctaactctctctcctctgctctcatccttctagacctatcggctgccttcgatactgtgaaccatcagatcctcctctccaccctctccgagttgggcatctccggcgcggcccacgcttggattgcgtcctacctgacaggtcgctcctaccaggtggcgtggcgagaatccgtctcctcaccacgtgctctcaccactggtgtcccccagggctctgttctaggccctctctattctcgctatacaccaagtcacttggctctgtcataacctcacatggtctctcctatcattgctatgcagacgacacacaattaatcttctcctttcccccttctgacgaccaggtggcgaatcgcatctctgcatgtctggcagacatatcagtgtggatgacggatcatcacctcaagctgaacctcggcaagacggagctgctcttcctcccggggaaggactgcccgttccatgatctcgccatcacggttgacaactccattgtgtcctcctcccagagcgctaagaaccttggcgtgatcctggacaacaccctgtcgttctcaaataacatcaaggcggtggcccgttcctgtaggttcatgctctacaacatccgcagagtacgaccctgcctcacacaggaagcggcgcaggtcctaatccaggcacttgtcatctcccgtctggattactgcaactcgctgctggctgggctccctgcctgtgccattaaaccctacaactcatccagaacgccgcagcccgtctggtgttcaaccttcccaagttctctcacgtcaccccgctcctccgctctctccactggcttccagttgaagctcgcatccgctacaagaccatggtgcttgcctacggagctgtgaggggaacggcacctcagtacctccaggctctgatcaggccctacacccaaacaagggcactgcgttcatccacctctggcctgctcgcctccctaccactgaggaagtacagttcccgctcagcccagtcaaaactgttcgctgctctggcccccaatggtggaacaaactccctcacgacgccaggacagcggagtcaatcaccaccttccggagacacctgaaaccccacctctttaaggaatacctaggataggataaagtaatccttctcaccccccccttaaaagacctagatgcactattgtaaagtggctgttccactggatgtcataaggtgaaagcaccaatttgtatgtcgctctggataagagcgtctgctaaatgacttaaatgtaaatgtaatgtaaatgctgtCCAGAACTAGTGTCACCACCTCAAGCCTCCACTGAAGTTTGTTTCGAGTTTACCAAGGAAGTGAGGATCAGAGCGGACTGGATGGTGTCAGAGTCGTAGAACAAATGATCTGGAAAAGAGGGAGAACCCAAACCAATTTTATTTACTAATACCTTGGAGGTGAATACAGTTTGTGCAACATTGAAGGTGAAGACATCTTTAACAAAACAAAGCACATTTCATTGGTGGAAAATGCAATCAAATCTAAAGAACTTCAAAGAATTTACCCCAGCAGAAATAGATAACCTGAATGCTACCTACCTCTGTTAAGGTGTCCCAGGTGTCTTTGATGCTGTAGCAGTGTCTTCAGgtgctcagggtcagagacagactgaacacactcCTCCAGGCCAGAGAAGGCAAGGCTGAGACGAGATGCTGTCTGAGGGTGAGAGAGACAAACTTCAAGTTAAAATGGAAAaggagagtacagtccaataccaAATCAACCCCTAGCTCCTACCCACTGGAAATGTGTGAATGTTCAATCCATTGATTCATTTATTAAAGGGGGTTCATTCATTCATAACTGTAAACGCAACATTTTTCACATTTGAATTGATAGGATGAAGATGCAGTCATATCAGTACCTGTGTAAAGCTGGGTACCAGCAGCAGCTCCTCCAGTCTGGAGAAGAACTCCCACACCAGAATCTGCAGTGCCGTGTCATACTTAGTGCCGTACAGCACTGGGAACACCTCCTTTAATGAAAATGTAGAGAGCCATTACACAGCGAGGTGAATGGTCTTGCTTATAACACTTGTTACAGTCAATATGCATTAGTTTAATAAAATACTTGTTTCATCCATTTGCATGAATATTCTTGATATTTGTCACAGTACCCGAtttgacacacaacacacacatcacatgctTGGGAGTATTATATTCATTTTCGGGTACATGCCTGCCTGCTTGCTCTTCAGGCTTATCCAACACTTTTGCTTGATTATGACACAGAACTACCCAATTGTGAAAAGTTAGATGTTTGATATTATCTCACCTGAAGAAAGTGCTCCCTCTtcgctgggtcttccagcagggTTTGGACCAGCTCCACAAAGTTAGACTTTGATGCCTCCACTTTCTTGTTTTTGCTCTGAACATGAAATTAAGAactaaaatgaaaaaaaaaaaaacgttgtaTCGAGATTTAACAATCCACATACTCTGTGGTGTATTGCACACAACTTACCACTTTGTGCTTTACTGTGCATGACTGGATTCTATCCAAGTGGCGTTGGATGGCTTGATGGTCCACCATGTCCTCTTTACCACAGCACAACTCAAGAACCAGCTGAAATAGCAGGCACATTTTAATAAGCAGGAATGGAAACATTATAGATTCAGAGTCAGAGTGTTTAATGTACAGGGTAgcaggtgtgattgcagggtTCAGTGAAAATCTTAGGCTCCGTGCTCCAACATGCAGgaagtgaaataaaataatgaaaatggTCATGGAAAAACAATAGAAATAGAACTATACACACAATAACAACTGTAGCAGAGATGAATTAATAAGTGTCcattggggtggaggcagagtaaagactgtagaggggaaagggggaatgaccataggggagcagcaggcAGACTAAATTACCATTGAGCGGGTGTGGGGATCAAGTGAAATAAAAACGATAACAATTATAATAAAAAGGTAATAATATAAATATTAACTGAAACAGTGATGAATGTatactgatcaaaaatataaacacaacatgtaaagtgttggtcccatgttccatgAGCTGAGATAAAAGAACCcataaatgttccatatgcacaaaaagcttatttctctcaaattttgtgcacaaatttgtttacatcccgttagagcatttatcctttgccaagataatccatccacatgacaggtgtggcatatcaagaagctgattaaacagcatgatcattacacgttGTTtaatcttgtgctggggacaataaaagcccactctaaaatgtgcagttttgtcacacaacaaaatgccaccgatgtctcatgttttgagggagcgcgCAATTGGCTGCAGAAATTGCCaacaaagctgttgccagagaattgaatgttcatttctctaccataagccacctccaacattgatttagagaatttggcagtacattaaactggcctcagaacaacagatcacgtgtaaccacgccagtccagaacctccacatctggcttcttcacccgTGAGATCATCTGAGACCAATCACCCggtcagctgatgaaactgaggagtatttatgtctgtaataaagcccttttgtgggggtataatgaattctgattggctgggcctggctccccagtgggtgggtctttgccctcccaggcccacccatggctacgcccctgcccagtcatgtgaaatctatagactACGgcataattaatttatttcaattgactgaaatATATGAAATCGTTGCATGTTGCACAtatatttttggtcagtataATTGGGATGGGGGCAGAGTAAAAGTAATTTGAGGGGTGGGGGGTGAAATATCCACAGGAGGAGCAGCAGGTAAGTTAAGGGACCATTGGAGGGGTGGGGAGAAATGTTcataagggggaggggggggggggggggctgaccaTTTAAGACAAAGGGGACACAAACTAAGAAGTCAATGACAA
This DNA window, taken from Oncorhynchus nerka isolate Pitt River linkage group LG23, Oner_Uvic_2.0, whole genome shotgun sequence, encodes the following:
- the LOC115107145 gene encoding zinc finger protein 551-like, which codes for MSASMWHVAEQRNVMQYGKLEEFVTLVTEIVPELLSSRQRTQLILGLRARLVLELCCGKEDMVDHQAIQRHLDRIQSCTVKHKVSKNKKVEASKSNFVELVQTLLEDPAKREHFLQEVFPVLYGTKYDTALQILVWEFFSRLEELLLVPSFTQTASRLSLAFSGLEECVQSVSDPEHLKTLLQHQRHLGHLNRDHLFYDSDTIQSALILTSLAEPDSDMSSQVFSCTLCPFSHRREVNLQQHIRKEHLTEEDSRNLDSGGAENSLPSSQTIQRPLIKTTKKYICFKCGKGFRSPSDLKRHKGVHTDMQPFHCNQCDKRFKAKGSLKQHQRVHSGERPYDCSHCGRGFRTSDIFVSFTHSYWGATLWVYNMWEEIYSTASTNKTHQDAQWRETILV